In Nymphaea colorata isolate Beijing-Zhang1983 chromosome 3, ASM883128v2, whole genome shotgun sequence, a genomic segment contains:
- the LOC116250453 gene encoding uncharacterized protein LOC116250453, whose protein sequence is MTPTMREEDQSPMIEEIEELEAREEPQEQERPPLEGACHTMTDPNRPDAMRVIGQIGKRNVLVLLDSGATHNFVGDHLAQELNCTIEEHPTLKVLVANGGWRRGSSAKAVDPSLAPKAALKAIAVQRPAAWLVSVAEEVVAQEGSEEKVPEQIQKVLEEFKDIFEEPKGLPPPRSYDHRIVLTNGTEPVNVRPYRYGYAQKSEIERLVKEMRESNIIRPSSSPFSSPVLLVKKKDNTWRFCVDYRALNEATVKDRHPIPVIDELLDELSGARIFSKLDLRSGYHQIRMYEEDITKTAFRTHDGHYEFLVMPFGLTNAPATFQRCMNDVFRQFLRDFVLVFFDDILVYSQSIEQHVEHLRTVLRILRDNTLFAKMSKCSFGQTSIGYLGHIVSHEGVRADPEKLQAMEHWPLPKDPRGMRGFLGLTGYYRRFIKGYGLIASPLTHMLKKGEFTWTEKAREAFVKLKAAMMSAPVLALPDFSKDFVIETDASDVGVGAVLSQEGHPIAFMSKALTVRAKPFSTYEKELLAIVLAVDKWRPYLIGRRFVVRTDHSSLRLTQEQDQELTLRLLKQSIRQNPESIPHYSLRGEILCKKRRALVPKNSPLKVELLKHFHDSSIAGHEGVAKTMGRIKAQFWWEGMKADVRDYVKACPTCQREKYEAIKPPGHLNPLPIPDKPWEDVSMDFIDAMPRAEGKEAVLVVVDRLTKYSHFVALPRNYHGPMVANVYQDHVGKLHGMPKTIVCDRDSIFVSAFWREYMRMAGTVINFSTAHHPQTDGQSEVVNRTLETYLRCYAGERPNTWVKYLSWAEWSYNTSLHSGTGMTPYEALYGCPPSYVPRYEVDTAREDEVDVALRNRDDILATLKRNIQRAQARMKKAHDKGRRDREFEVGDMVWLKRLPMKQKSLLGQPYSKLLPRYYGPFRVLQKIGKAAYRIALPPTALVHPVFHVSRLKPHHGPVPEQEEPLPDVSQRPYRILRHRWVTRDGRARHEGRATALREFRGEFGQGEFLLESQPAS, encoded by the exons ATGACGCCGACGATGAGGGAAGAAGATCAATCCCCTATGATCgaagaaatagaggaattggaggcccgagaagagcctcaagagcagGAAAGGCCACCCCTTGAGGGCGCTTGTCATACCATGACAGACCCTAACCGACCAGATGCTATGAGAGTTATAGggcaaattggaaagagaaatgttcttgttcttttggatTCGGGGGCTACTCACAATTTCGTGGGTGACCACCTCGCTCAGGAATTGAATTGTACCATCGAAGAGCACCCAACTCTTAAAGTACTGGTGGCCAATG gagggtggaggagAGGAAGTAGTGCTAAGGCAGTCGATCCTAGTTTGGCACCCAAGGCAGCGCTAAAGGCTATAGCAGTCCAGAGACCAGCGGCTTGGTTAGTTTCAGTGGCAGAGGAAGTTGTCGCTCAAGAGGGATCAGAAGAGAAAGTACCCGAGCAGATTCAGAAAGTGTTGGAGGAGTTCAAGGATATATTCGAGGAACCTAAAGGACTTCCTCCACCTCGATCATATGACCACAGGATAGTATTGACCAACGGCACAGAGCCGGTTAACGTGCGCCCATACCGCTATGGGTAcgctcaaaaatcagaaattgagcgATTGGTCAAAGAAATGCGAGAAAGTAATATTATTCGGCCAAGTTCTAGTCCCTTTTCATCGCCAGTCCTTCtcgtcaagaaaaaggacaacacatggagattctGTGTGGATTACAGGGCCTTGAACGAAGCTACTGTCAAGGATAGGCATCCAATTCCTGTTATTGATGAACTCTTGGATGAACTATCTGGAGCTCGCATCTTCTCCAAGTTGGATCTCCGGTCAGGGTACCACCAAATTCGAATGTATGAGGAAGACATTACAAAGACGGCATTTCGTACCCATGACGGCCATTATGAGTTTTTGGTCATGCCATTTGGACTTACGAACGCACCCGCGacattccaacgatgtatgaatgacgtGTTTCGTCAGTTCCTGCGTGACTTCGTGTTAGTCTTCTTCGATGACATTCTTGTGTACAGCCAGAGTATTGAACAGCATGTCGAGCACCTTCGTACAGTGTTGAGAATATTAAGGGATAATACCCTATTCGCAaaaatgtccaaatgcagctttgggcaGACTTCTATCGGGTATTTGGGTCACATCGTATCACATGAGGGGGTCAGAGCCGACCCTGAAAAACTCCAGGCCATGGAGCATTGGCCCTTGCCGAAGGACCCACGAGGCATGCGGGGATTTTTAGGCCTCACGGGGTACTATCGCAGATTtatcaaaggctatggtttGATCGCTTCTCCCTTGACGCACATGTTGAAAAAGGGGGAGTTTACATGGactgagaaagcaagagaggccTTTGTCAAACTCAAGGCCGCTATGATGAGTGCCCCAGTACTTGCTCTCCCTGATTTCTCTAAGGATTTCGTAATTGAGACAGATGCTAGTGACGTTGGCGTCGGTGCAGTTCTGAGCCAAGAGGGCCACCCAATTGCGTTTATGTCGAAAGCCCTCACGGTGCGGGCCAAACCCTTTTCCACCTATGAAAAGGAGCTTTTGGCAATAGTCTTAGCAGTAGACAAGTGGAGGCCCTATCTGATTGGGCGAAGATTTGTGGTGAGAACGGACCACAGCAGTTTGAG ACTAACTCAGGAGCAAGATCAGGAACTAACTCTTAGGCTCCTCAAGCAGTCCATACGCCAGAATCCTGAGTCTATTCCCCACTATTCGTTAAGAGGAGAAATACTCTGCAAGAAGAGACGAGCCTTGGTACCTAAGAACTCGCCTCTCAAGGTTGAActactcaaacattttcatgactcgaGCATTGCTGGTCACGAAGGAGTGGCTAAAACTATGGGGCGCATTAAGGCacagttttggtgggagggaATGAAAGCAGACGTGAGGGATTACGTGAAAGCCTGCCCTACCTGCCAACGtgaaaaatatgaggccatcaagcctccagggcacttgAACCCTTTGCCCATACCGGATAAGCCATGggaagatgtatcaatggacttcattgatgcaatgccccGAGCTGAAGGGAAAGAGGCGGTGTTGGTCGTGGTGGATCGCTTaaccaagtacagccattttGTGGCCCTACCCAGAAACTACCATGGACCAATGGTTGCTAATGTTTACCAAGATCACGTTGGAAAGCTGCATGGTATGCCCAAGACCATTGTCTGCGATCGGGACTCGATCTTCGTCAGTGCTTTTTGGAGGGAGTATATGAGAATGGCGGGTACAGTGATCAACTTTAGCACCGcccatcatcctcaaacagatgggcagagcgaAGTAGTCAACAGGACACTGGAGACCTATCTGAGGTGTTACGCCGGAGAGAGACCCAACACCTGggtcaaatatttatcttgggctgagtggtcctataaCACCAGCCTCCATTCAGGAACCGGCATGACTCCCTATGAAGCCCTGTATGGTTGCCCGCCGAGTTATGTCCCGAGGTATGAGGTAGACAccgcaagagaagatgaggtcgatgttgccttgagaaacagggatgacatTCTAGCCACGCTAAAAAGAAACATCCAGAGGGCCCAGGCTAGAATGAAAAAGGCGCATGATAAGGGGCGTAGAGACAGAGAATTTGAGGTAGGCGACATGGTATGGTTAAAGAGGCTGCCCATGAAGCAGAAATCGTTGCTAGGACAGCCCTATTCGAAGCTTCTGCCAAGATACTATGGGCCGTTTCGAGTTCTTCAGAAAATTGGTAAGGCAGCCTATCGCATAGCTTTGCCACCTACAGCCCTTGTCCATCCAGTATTCCATGTCTCTCGGTTGAAGCCGCATCACGGGCCAGTACCAGAGCAAGAGGAACCATTACCAGATGTTAGCCAACGCCCATATCGAATCCTAAGGCACCGATGGGTCACTAGAGATGGTAGAGCCCGCCACGAG GGACGTGCAACGGCGTTAAGAGAGTTTAGGGGAGAGTTCGGCCAAGGGGAGTTCTTGCTGGAATCACAGCCAGCAAGCTAG